In Coffea arabica cultivar ET-39 chromosome 9e, Coffea Arabica ET-39 HiFi, whole genome shotgun sequence, the genomic window AATATTATCAACTTCAAGAATGCTAGGCATGTGTAGGAGCCTTCTGGTCCTTCTTCCAATAAGTCCTAAACtaatttctttgtttattttctaaaaGCTTTTTAGTCCTGACAGAGCCCACTAACTCTATCTAAATTCCCGTGCTTTATCTTTCCAACATGTATGCATTCATCCTCTGGCATCAGATGTGCGAACAAGGGAATTCTACGTAGAACATGATAGTAAGAagcttcttcttttcttcacaAAAATTTTATAAGAAATGACACAATCAATAGAGTAGGTAGATTACCTTGCGGGGTAACTGGTACACAGTTGTCGAAGATTGCCAGATCATATCATCAGCACAAGCTTATGCATTAGCatcttcaaaattttctatttaacAATCTAATATTCAGAGcagtaaaacaaagaaaaaattacCTTGGACTGAGAAGTCTTTGAGACTGACACGACAGagattataaatatttttggtaatattTGCTTTCTGTAATTTAAGTCCCAGTGATGCAGCACAATTTAAAGCCTGCAAGTTGGTAACAAAACTTTGGTTTTGCAAATGAGACACATAACTCTCCACTGACTTGCAGCAAGCTCTCTGGTCATGCAATTCACTCCCACAGCTCTTTATAACATGGCTCATGTTTGGAAAAACCAGAGGACACACTGAATTAAGAACATAGTGACATTAGTCAAATACaagggggaaaagaaagttAAGTTGAATGctgcaaggaaaacaattggAATATTTGATCTACACAAGTAATCACCAAAAGCGAGGGAAATATCAAAACACGTGTCAAATTGATATTTTCATCCCAAAAGTTCATTTAATGAAAACACATGTCAATTTGAATGctgcaaggaaaacaattggAATATTTGATCTACACAAGTAATCACCAAAAGCGAGGGAAATATTAAAACACATGTCAAATTGATATTTTCATCCCAAAAGTTCATTTAATGAAGGATGTTGAGGAGAAAACAGCACGACATTCCAACCACCACCACTGAAGAATGCAAACATGAGAGGCAActatatttcaccaaaatttaTGTTTCTGTTATCTGCATGTTAGAAAACAATATATCCCCTAAGATCCTTACACATGCCTGAAAACCTAAATAACCCTATCTAATCAAGATCATACAGTCCTACATATTTTAGCGTATCACTACTTAATGAAAAAGAATACCATATCAAAGAATTTGACCTTCAAAAACTTCAAATTCACCAGAAGTTTGACATGAGACAACACAGCCAAAAAAGTGCAGATCATGATCAATCATCTGGTTCAGAACATCAAAGAAAGATTAATATATGTGATATCCCTAAATTAGCTACAGGGTAGGGCTAGAAATCCTTTTAGATATTTATACTTGACATTTAAAACAGAGATACTCATATGCTTGTATTATACTAAAGAAAAACAGAACCTGTTATTAATAACTGTAAAAATGAGCAAACAGAGCAACTGTGTCACAAAATACATATTGATTTACTAGCAACAGAGTAAAAAATGGAAGTATATTGCAATTTTACATTCACATTTATGTTAAATCACAAAAGAATCTTCATAAATCACTCCTAAGGCCCGGGACAAACTAAATTTCATCATTTTGGTCAGTGGGGGTGCGAGTAGACAGAGAGACAGAAAAAGAGAACAAAGTTAAAGGGACACTGAGTGTACAGTTGGTTAGGGTACTTCTGAACATCATCATGTATTTCAAGGAGCAAGAGATAAATGATATTCAAGATTTTTATTAGGCCAGGCAGCCACAAGACCCAGGAATTGCTTCTTCTTGTACACCCTAATTATCAGTCTTCCCTGATTTTTTTTTGCCTAATTAGTACATCCTAAGTATTGTTTTGTTGTTTAACTGGAGGTATACATCCTTATTTGCAGTTTGTTTAAGGAAACAGTGAAGACTTTTCAAACATGAAGGTCAGAAGACAATTAACTATGTCACAGGTTATTTAACTCCAAAAGAATAGTCTGAAACATGGGTAAATTAACTCACCTTTATTAATTTTGCAATTAGATAGCCCTCTAAGAACTTCTTTTGCATGAGAAGGATCAAGTTTACTTGCCAGCCATCGAAGTACTATAGTTCTGCAATCATTTATTCGAGTTGAGTGGTCAGCTAGTGCATGAGAGCCACCCATGCTCATAAGATCATAAGCTTTTACAGCCAGCTTCCCAGCTGCTTCTGCTATAGCATTCTCACAAACTTGCTTGCAACATTCATTAACAGTGTCAATCTTCCCACAGGCTGCAAGAAGACTAGATGAATCCACTGTGCTCTCAAATGCATTAACATCGCTGACTGGGCAAGAACCTTCAGTAAggtttgatggatggatggagCATATACGGGGCAGAGTGTCATTGGCACCCTGACCCACTAGAAtttgctcaaaatcagaaagGCAGGGTTCTGCAAGAGTTCCATTTAAAGCAAGCATATTGGTGTCCTTACTAGATTGACCAACAAGGACAGTAAGAGTGGCATCTACTTGAGGGCAGCATATAACATTAGCTAGATATGGTGCAAAACCACCCACACAATCAATTGATGTCATCCTCATCATGCTTTCCATGGCCGCAAAGTTTAATATGCAGACtcctgagagagagagagagagatagctcAACGATGATATAGAAATTTATAATCCTCTTGAACTAAAATGGCAAAgattaaaaaagagaaagggCAGAATCGAACCAGATAGTTTTGGTATACTGCTGTTGGTGAATGGTGAAAATGGAGAAGGTGCCAGGAGAGGAAGAAGGGGCTGAGGAGCTTCACTGGGAGATATTTCAGGCAAGAGGGCATGTTTTCTTTGAGCTATCACAGAACTTTTGATATAACTTGATGAACTGCAACACGATGTAAATAAGCCTGCATAATTAACATGTGTACATGAGAGACAGTGGGAATAAAGATAGTACTCAATTTAACTATAAAATCAATGGCCAAGGCTCATGTCAATTGCAATTGTGTAAAAGAAACGGAAATCATCATATACTATCCCAGTATGTAGCAGCAGAGTAGAAGATATTAGTTCTAGACCACAGGCAGGAAACCATACAATCCAACTTCAAGACGAATTTCAATCAAACAGACAACTAGGTTCACTGTGACTTTTCTTACATTGAAGATTTGAAGTGGAAATGATTGACAAACAAAAGTACTAAATGAAACTGGAATTGATACTCATACAAGTTATTCGGAAAATTAAAATCGAGCCGTAACTGTAACAGTCCTAAGGTAGCGAATTCCTTGTCGGGTAAGTTCCGACCCACATATCTTTTACCACGATTCAACTTCCCAAAGCATAAAGCATGTGAGAATGTAGAGAAACGCACATATATTCTAATCTGCTTAGATCTATTTCAtaccaaaaaagaaattgaGTTTAAATCCAAAGGACcaataaagaaaactttcaTACttcttcatgaatttcattataTTCCCTTCTCCTTAACATGTTTCATTGTGAGCTATAGTTTTATGTTTGTCTGACCCCTTCGAAATTTCTCAATTTAAAGGAAGGCAGATATCAAGTGTATAATGGTAGTCACCAAAGAAGCTAAGACAGGGCTTAAGAGAAGattatcatccaaataaactaaTGTTAACGCTAGGAGAAGACACCTTATAGCTAAATATTAAGGTGGAAGAGCCCAAAGCCCCGTACTGGAATCCATAACTATTCAAGGCCCCCATGTGCAGCTAACTTAAACAGAAAGTGAAAGGTATCTACAGAAAGTAAAGAACAACAAATACGGCCAAGAAGTCTCAAGCAAGATCATCTTTTATGCGATGTTATTATACAGTTTCCTAAGCCCTGCAATCTTCCAATCCTAACAAAGGAaacattttcccctttttcttcccAACATAGACCGTTACTTACTGAGAAGTACGTATCTCCATCAGAACAAGCATGCATTTCTGCTCTgccatgttaaaaaaaaaaaaatgacggCCTTTCCATTTGAGGTGTCATCCTTGCGTGGGCCATGCACTTCTTACTTCAACATCTATTATGAATTTTTACTTTATAAAGATTGCTTGGCAGAATTGTAGCAAGAAAATAAGATGATACTCGTTTGACATGCCTAGTTGAAGCATGTTACAGACACTGACAACTGCCTTCAAGTTCCCAactttaaaccctaatttggacAAAACAGCAAAATAACGCCACCCTATCCTACCTCAAAGAGCCCCAGTAATAGACGTAAACCAAGCTAGCagagcacacaagcaaactcTGAAACCGGGGTTGATCATCAAGAACGGCGGTAATTTAAGTTCATTTTCTAGTCCATCAAATAATGTTTAGGTTACATTAAAATTTCAACAAAGTGGCAGCCAATGCAGCAATTTCACCCCAAAGATAACCTTAAAGTAGCAATTTGCAATTTTAGCCTCCACAAGCACTCACAAAACCAACAAAGCAAGCAAATAACCAATTCCAGCTAATTCTTGGGATTAAAGAAAAACTAACGTAAACTCTAATCAAAACCCATTTAATGTTACGAATAGATCATTAAAGATGCATTAAAAACCAGCCAGGAATCAAGAAAATGAGGTAAGAATACTTACAAAGAAGTAGCAAGAACACAGAATGAAGATAAAAATTGGAACTTTGAGGCTCCCCTCCGCT contains:
- the LOC113709458 gene encoding uncharacterized GPI-anchored protein At1g61900-like; the protein is MRAKGAGMSGGEPQSSNFYLHSVFLLLLCLFTSCCSSSSYIKSSVIAQRKHALLPEISPSEAPQPLLPLLAPSPFSPFTNSSIPKLSGVCILNFAAMESMMRMTSIDCVGGFAPYLANVICCPQVDATLTVLVGQSSKDTNMLALNGTLAEPCLSDFEQILVGQGANDTLPRICSIHPSNLTEGSCPVSDVNAFESTVDSSSLLAACGKIDTVNECCKQVCENAIAEAAGKLAVKAYDLMSMGGSHALADHSTRINDCRTIVLRWLASKLDPSHAKEVLRGLSNCKINKVCPLVFPNMSHVIKSCGSELHDQRACCKSVESYVSHLQNQSFVTNLQALNCAASLGLKLQKANITKNIYNLCRVSLKDFSVQVTPQGVESGCLLPSLPSDAVFDSATGLSFLCDLNDNIPAPWPAPSQLPASSCNKTVKIPALPAAASGQSSICSADQASHALFVVLAIFALLMKI